The following coding sequences are from one Homalodisca vitripennis isolate AUS2020 chromosome 7, UT_GWSS_2.1, whole genome shotgun sequence window:
- the LOC124366599 gene encoding uncharacterized protein LOC124366599, with protein MKLCLHSFFVAILGLLTLLAVTYGHPVSNADAIVENMRQIPQWHCLRYRKFDLVKRCRNYRVMMRRQ; from the exons ATGAAGTTGTGTCTGCACTCTTTCTTCGTCGCCATCTTGGGATTGCTGACGCTGCTCGCTGTAACCTACGGACACCCCGTCAGCAACGCTGATGCT ATAGTCGAGAACATGCGGCAGATACCACAGTGGCACTGCCTCCGATACCGGAAGTTCGACCTGGTCAAGCGCTGCCGGAACTATCGCGTCATGATGAGGAGGCAGTGA